Genomic window (Clostridiales bacterium):
GCAGCCGGCGGAAAAATTCTTCAGTCGCTTATACCCTTTATCATAGAGAGCGGCGGTTTCGATGTATCTATTTATCGCGTCCACGAAAGTTACCGGGTAATAATCGGCAATGAAGAACGTCGTAATTTCCATGAAAACTGGATAACAGCGAATGATTTAAAAATTATACCATATTTTAATCAGGTGGATACAAGGTTTATCAGGGACAATCAGGCGGGGGAACTTACCGGACAGGTTAACCGGCAATTCGGCAAATATGTGACTGCCCTTCAAAACGGCGTCAACGTCAATATAGTGCCCGCAGGTGTGGACAAGGCTACCGGGCTGCTTCACTATATGGCATTAAAAAATGTCCCCAAAAATCATGTCCTTGCCATCGGTGATGATTACAACGATTTGAATATGATTCTAGAGTTTAACGGCTATACTGTAACCTCAGGCAGACCGGAAGTGATCGCCCATGCAAAGAAGGCATACAACAGCATAGCAGGCCTGATAAAAGAATATCTGCCTGGTTAAACAAAACTCCAGAATTTAAACATATAACCCTTTATATTCCCTTTAATAGTTTTCTTGCTTTATATTTGCTTAAATTGAATTCACTCCAGCTTTTCTCAGATTCCAGCATTTCCTTTCTGTGGGCAAGATTTTCATTTATGCTTTCCCTTATAGATGGATTGGCAACAT
Coding sequences:
- a CDS encoding HAD-IIB family hydrolase, translating into MYILASDYDGTLTHDGIVSEEDRLAIEKWQMAGNLFGINSGRGYSSICKEMIRNNLVCDFHICNNGSIIYDGDSEPVDQTAAGGKILQSLIPFIIESGGFDVSIYRVHESYRVIIGNEERRNFHENWITANDLKIIPYFNQVDTRFIRDNQAGELTGQVNRQFGKYVTALQNGVNVNIVPAGVDKATGLLHYMALKNVPKNHVLAIGDDYNDLNMILEFNGYTVTSGRPEVIAHAKKAYNSIAGLIKEYLPG